Proteins encoded in a region of the Phoenix dactylifera cultivar Barhee BC4 chromosome 3, palm_55x_up_171113_PBpolish2nd_filt_p, whole genome shotgun sequence genome:
- the LOC103702910 gene encoding probable membrane-associated kinase regulator 4, with protein sequence MARDLPPYEQLAAEEEYIDMDVSSAAFWCYNVTSPPHSREFEFQMSAPLEREPITSPADELFYKGKLLPLHLPPRLQMVQKLLRSSNLPAYGENLESFEEGFITTNNNNTKTATTTPFESCNVSPAASCYVSGELDAEDYYFDCSAELVQSHPKKSWSKKLKFIRQSSLSLKLKASKAYFKSLFTKSGCSDEKCAVPEVKECSSGYLKSGKRNPSGQIRRERNAAVRNHAATTIKSLDGEKMKEEDCCRHRRSFSGAIKRHSSTKSSSVSSSGSSSNSSSFSSVNSSGLHGAAMLKRSSSVNSDMENSIQGAIAYCKKSQQLVSARKSVSDVGFCSLTASRMAADCETEEKPGLCRG encoded by the coding sequence ATGGCAAGGGACCTCCCTCCATATGAGCAACTAGCAGCAGAAGAGGAGTACATAGATATGGACGTCAGCTCTGCTGCCTTCTGGTGCTACAACGTAACTTCTCCTCCACATTCAAGAGAATTTGAGTTCCAGATGTCTGCCCCACTTGAGAGAGAGCCCATCACCTCCCCTGCTGATGAGCTCTTCTACAAAGGGAAGCtcctccccctccacctcccgCCGCGCTTGCAGATGGTCCAAAAGCTCCTCCGGAGCTCCAACCTACCTGCCTATGGAGAAAACCTGGAATCCTTCGAGGAGGGTTTCATCAccaccaacaacaacaacacCAAGACTGCCACCACCACCCCATTTGAGTCCTGCAACGTCTCGCCTGCTGCTTCTTGTTATGTAAGCGGAGAGCTCGATGCAGAGGACTACTACTTCGACTGCTCTGCAGAGCTCGTCCAGTCCCACCCAAAGAAGTCTTGGTCTAAGAAGCTCAAGTTCATCAGGCAGTCCTCCCTGAGTCTCAAGCTGAAGGCTTCAAAAGCTTACTTCAAGTCTCTCTTCACCAAATCCGGATGTTCGGACGAGAAATGCGCGGTCCCTGAAGTTAAAGAATGCTCAAGTGGCTACCTGAAGTCGGGGAAAAGGAATCCATCTGGGCAAATCCGAAGGGAAAGAAATGCAGCGGTACGTAACCATGCTGCTACAACCATAAAGAGCCTCGACGGAGAGAAGATGAAAGAAGAGGATTGCTGTCGCCACAGGAGGTCTTTCTCAGGTGCCATTAAGCGGCATTCTTCAACCAAATCCTCCTCTGTTTCCTCATCAGGCTCTTCTTCCAACTCTTCATCCTTTTCAAGCGTGAATTCAAGTGGTCTCCACGGGGCAGCAATGCTGAAGAGGAGCAGCAGTGTGAATTCGGACATGGAGAACTCGATCCAAGGAGCAATTGCTTATTGTAAGAAGTCCCAACAGCTGGTTTCAGCAAGAAAGAGCGTAAGTGATGTTGGATTTTGTTCCTTGACTGCTTCTAGGATGGCAGCAGATTGCGAGACAGAAGAGAAGCCAGGGCTTTGCAGGGGATGA